The Fontisubflavum oceani genomic interval GTATCCACATCGCCCGCACCAAACCCGCCATGGCGCGCCAGCTTCCGCAAGAACGCCAGATTGGTCACCGACCCCGCCACTTCCGTGCCTGCCAGCGCCTGTTCCAACCGGTTCAGCGCCACTGCCCGGGTCGGTCCATGGACGATCAGCTTGGCGATCATCGGATCATACCACGGGCTGATCGTGTCGCCGGGCCGGACACCGGTATCGGCCCGCGCGCCCTCGGGGAAAGACAAATGCGCCAGCGTGCCCGTCGCGGGCAAAAACCCTTTCGGCACATCCTCAGCATAAAGCCGGGCCTCAAATGCATGGCCATTGATCGAAAGCGCATCTTGCGCCACCGGTAGGCCCTCGCCCGCCGCCACGCGTAGCTGCCATTCGACCAAATCCACCCCGGTGATCGCCTCGGTCACGGGATGTTCCACCTGCAACCGTGTGTTCATCTCCATGAACCAGAACCGATCGGGCCTGAGCCCCTCAGAACCGTCCACGATAAACTCCACCGTGCCGGCGCCCGCGTAGCCAATCGCCTCGGCGGCGCGGACCGCGGCCATCCCCATCTCGGCCCGCATCTCCTCGGTCATGCCAGGTGCGGGGGCTTCCTCGATCACCTTCTGGTGCCGCCGCTGCAACGAGCAATCGCGCTCAAAGAGATGCACCGCCTTCGCGCCATCGCCAAAGACCTGCACCTCGATATGGCGCGGCTTCTCAACGAATTTCTCGATCAGAACGGCGTCATTGCCGAACGCCGTCGCGGCCTCCCCTTGGCGCTTTCAAGGGCCTCCATGAAGCCACCGGGCGCATCGACCTTGCGCATGCCCTTGCCGCCACCACCGGCCACGGCCTTGATCAATACCGGGTAGCCAATCGCATCCGCCGCGCCCGCAAGATGCTCCGGATCCTGGTTCTCCCCGTGATAGCCAGGCACAACGGGCACACCCGCCTCATGCATCAACGCCTTGGCCGCATCCTTCAAACCCATCGCGCGGATCGCCTCCGCCGATGGGCCAATGAACGTCAGCCCCGCAGCTACAACAGCCTCCACAAACTCCGGGTTCTCTGACAGAAACCCGTATCCCGGATGGATCGCCTGCGCACCGGTCTTCAGAGCCGCCCGAATGATTACATCGCCCTTGAGATAGCTCTCAGCCGGCGCCGACCCACCGATATGAACGGCTTCGTTCGCCATCTGAACATGCTTGGCCCCCGCATCCGCGTCGGAGTAGACAGAGACACAGGACACGCCCATCTTCTGAGCCGTTTCCATGACCCGGCAGGCAATCTCACCCCGGTTGGCAATCAGGATTTTGTTGAACATTAGCGCTGTTCCTCTGCCAGATCTTCGACCATGCGAAACCGCTCACAAACCAGCTCCATCTCTGGATCGAATCCGCCATTGCGTTCGAAGTAACGGCGATGATCTTCTCGCCAGCCTTCAAGTGTTTCGTTTTCGCCTTCCGCCAGCGCAAAGTCCTCGCTCACATCACAGTACCGGCAAACCGAGACCTCGACCGTTTCGATCACCAGCGCCGGGCGGTCATCCCACTCCAAAGCGATATCGCGCCGCCCTTTGGCAGGCATGTCGGCGCTGCCCTCGGGATAGTCGCGAAGTGCACCGCAAGTCGCGGTCTTAACCTCGGCTCGGACCAACGCCAGAAGTTCGGCGCTCATGGTGGCGCTATCGCCAAACTTGAAAGTCTGCGCACTGGGATACCGGGTTTTGACGTCTTCGAGAGTGCTGCTCATATCACATCCTGAACACGCCAAAGCGTGTCTCCTCTATCGGGGCATTCAACGCGGCGCTCAGGGATAGAGCCAGCACCTCGCGGCTTTTGCGGGGATCAATGACGCCGTCGTCCCACAGCCGGGCGGAGGCATAGAGCGGGTGGGACTGCGCCTCGAACATTTCCAGCGTCGGACGCTTGAATTCGACCTCTTCCTCAGCAGACCATGTGCCGCCCTGCCGCTCGATCCCGTCGCGCTTGACGGTGGCCAGAACGCCTGCTGCCTGCTCGCCACCCATCACCGAAATCCGAGAATTGGGCCAGGACCACATGAAGCGTGGCTGATAGGCGCGCCCTGCCATGCCATAATTCCCGGCCCCGAAGGAGCCGCCCACCACCATGGTGATTTTTGGCACATTGGTCGTGGCCACGGCGGTCACCATCTTCGCGCCATGGCGCGCGATACCTTCGTTTTCATACTTCCGCCCCACCATAAATCCGGTGATATTCTGCAGGAAAACCAACGGAATAGAGCGTTGCGAACAGAGTTCCACAAAATGCGCCGCCTTCTGCGCCGCTTCCGAGAACAGCACCCCATTATTGGCGATGATCCCCACGGGACAGCCCATCAGATGCGCGAAGCCGCAGACAAGGGTCTCGCCAAACCGCGGCTTGAACTCATCAAACCGTGAGCCATCCACAACCCGCGCAATCACCTCGCGAATGTCATAGGGCGTGGTCAACGCGGACGGCAAGACCGAGAGCAGTTCCTCCGGGTCATAGGCCGGGTCTTCGGGCGATTGCCATTGCACGGTCTTAGGTTTCGTCCGGTTGAGCGATTGCACCGCGCGCCGCGCCAAAGCCAGCGCATGGGTGTCATCCTCGGCCAGATAGTCCGCCACGCCAGAAAGCCGCGTGTGCACATCTCCGCCGCCCAGATCCTCCGCCGTCACGACCTCACCGGTCGCCGCCTTCACCAAGGGCGGCCCGGCCAAGAAAATCGTCCCCTGCTCTTTCACGATGATCGTCACATCCGACATCGCCGGCACATAGGCGCCGCCTGCCGTACACGATCCCATCACCACGGCAATCTGCGGGATACCTTTCGCACTCATCCGGGCCTGGTTGTAGAAGATCCGCCCGAAATGATCGCGGTCCGGGAAGACC includes:
- a CDS encoding ASCH domain-containing protein, with the protein product MSSTLEDVKTRYPSAQTFKFGDSATMSAELLALVRAEVKTATCGALRDYPEGSADMPAKGRRDIALEWDDRPALVIETVEVSVCRYCDVSEDFALAEGENETLEGWREDHRRYFERNGGFDPEMELVCERFRMVEDLAEEQR